One region of Terricaulis silvestris genomic DNA includes:
- a CDS encoding ATP-binding cassette domain-containing protein: MPRPNTPEIDLFERGVLVRLSGVNAGYGAATVLVGLEFESRAGEVALVTGPAAAGKTTFMHLLRLALEPRSGRAVILGQDVGRARARTRAAVKRRIGYVAENPVFIEQWTAFDNIAMPLRMLGKKPREYADDVRELVDFVGLNDAADLTIEKLSGAERHRAAIARALAAKPDLILADDPTAGMSPADGRRIVRLLAEMRRVGAGVVIASQDDSLADCAPLNHWRMDRGRLTPAFGVPAQAEAME, encoded by the coding sequence ATGCCGCGTCCGAACACTCCTGAAATAGACCTGTTCGAGCGCGGCGTACTCGTCCGCCTTTCGGGCGTAAACGCCGGCTACGGCGCCGCCACCGTTCTGGTGGGCCTTGAGTTCGAATCCCGCGCCGGCGAGGTAGCGTTGGTCACCGGTCCCGCTGCTGCCGGCAAGACTACGTTCATGCACCTCTTGCGGCTAGCGCTGGAGCCGCGTTCTGGACGAGCTGTAATTCTGGGCCAAGACGTCGGCCGCGCCCGCGCTCGGACACGCGCCGCGGTGAAGCGCCGGATTGGCTATGTGGCTGAAAACCCAGTGTTCATTGAGCAATGGACGGCGTTCGACAACATCGCCATGCCGCTGCGCATGCTTGGCAAGAAACCCCGCGAATATGCGGATGACGTGCGCGAACTTGTGGATTTCGTTGGCCTCAACGACGCCGCCGACCTGACCATCGAAAAACTTTCGGGTGCGGAACGGCATCGCGCCGCCATCGCGCGCGCGCTGGCCGCTAAGCCTGACTTGATCCTCGCTGACGACCCTACGGCGGGCATGTCGCCGGCTGACGGACGCCGCATCGTTCGCCTGTTGGCGGAGATGCGCCGGGTCGGCGCTGGCGTGGTGATCGCCAGCCAGGACGATTCTCTGGCCGACTGCGCGCCTCTGAACCACTGGCGGATGGACCGGGGCCGGCTCACGCCCGCCTTCGGCGTCCCCGCCCAGGCGGAGGCGATGGAATGA
- a CDS encoding chorismate mutase → MNDLGPPTEGDPLDLIRRDIDGIDKTLLSLFAQRLQLADKLATTKAPQGLPIRSGREVAMLRRLIAEAPAPLERELVLELWRALIGANVRRQRVVDVIVGGGRADPTRLFDVARRHFGSRTRISHVAEPQAALQKAAENPQSCVAVTPWPAAPGVGSWWPALSERRFHDLHLIAGLPLLGPATEDPEACVFAATPTDQAGNDITLLIAFDQHHRAQRALNEAGLTGKEVARSEPRVLLRIEGFVAVNDPRAGALTSYGVEGVRVLGSYARI, encoded by the coding sequence ATGAACGATCTCGGCCCCCCGACCGAAGGCGATCCGCTCGACCTGATTCGGCGCGACATCGACGGCATCGATAAGACGCTGCTGTCCTTGTTCGCGCAGCGCCTGCAATTGGCCGACAAACTCGCAACGACCAAGGCGCCGCAAGGCCTGCCGATCCGTAGCGGGCGCGAAGTGGCGATGCTGCGGCGTCTGATTGCCGAGGCGCCGGCGCCGCTGGAACGAGAGCTCGTGCTTGAACTTTGGCGCGCTTTGATCGGCGCGAACGTGCGTCGGCAGCGGGTTGTCGATGTGATTGTCGGGGGCGGGCGCGCTGACCCGACGCGGCTTTTTGACGTGGCGCGCCGTCATTTCGGTTCGAGAACGCGGATCTCGCACGTCGCGGAACCGCAGGCCGCGTTGCAGAAGGCTGCGGAGAACCCGCAATCGTGCGTCGCGGTCACGCCGTGGCCAGCGGCGCCAGGCGTCGGTTCGTGGTGGCCGGCGCTCTCGGAACGGCGCTTCCACGACCTGCATCTTATCGCCGGCCTGCCGCTGCTTGGGCCCGCCACGGAAGATCCAGAAGCCTGCGTCTTCGCCGCGACACCGACGGATCAAGCCGGCAACGACATCACCTTGCTGATCGCATTCGACCAACATCACCGCGCGCAGCGCGCGCTGAACGAGGCGGGGCTGACCGGCAAGGAAGTGGCGCGCTCCGAGCCGCGTGTGCTGTTGCGGATCGAAGGCTTCGTCGCCGTCAACGATCCGCGCGCTGGCGCGCTGACGAGCTACGGCGTCGAAGGCGTCCGTGTCCTCGGCTCGTACGCGCGCATCTGA
- the metX gene encoding homoserine O-acetyltransferase MetX yields MHAAAKIQAAGGVRTLAFDASAPLQLANGEHVAPLTVAFETYGALNTDRTNAVLVCHALTTDQFVASPNPITGRPAWWPRIVGPGRPIDTNRFIVICANVLGGSMGTTGPATLGPDHQPNGLRFPPITIADMVRAQSMLIEALGIESLFLVIGAGMGGMQALNWVSAYPKRAFACVTVAAAARQSATNIAISELGRQAVMADPDWRGGGYTAHGVRPSKGLAVARMAAQVASLSEQGVRSRIEDARQRERFKFDADVGTHGAIFVERFDANSYLYLSRAMDGFDLGADFGGRLANAFQGGSTRHAVFSFSSDWRFPPADGRTVARALIAAGADTSFVEIDSEKGHDAYLHEEPEFEATLTGFIDSAASARGLSLQGGGA; encoded by the coding sequence ATTCATGCAGCGGCAAAGATCCAGGCGGCCGGAGGCGTGCGGACGCTGGCGTTCGACGCCTCAGCGCCGCTGCAACTGGCGAACGGCGAACACGTCGCGCCCCTCACCGTCGCGTTCGAAACCTATGGTGCGCTCAACACCGATCGCACCAACGCCGTGCTGGTGTGCCACGCACTGACGACCGATCAGTTCGTGGCGAGCCCAAACCCGATCACCGGCCGCCCGGCGTGGTGGCCGCGCATCGTCGGCCCCGGCCGGCCTATCGACACCAATCGGTTCATTGTCATCTGCGCCAATGTCCTTGGCGGCTCGATGGGCACGACTGGTCCCGCAACGCTGGGTCCGGATCACCAGCCGAACGGCCTGCGCTTTCCGCCCATCACCATCGCCGACATGGTGCGCGCGCAATCGATGCTGATCGAAGCGCTGGGCATCGAGAGTTTGTTTCTGGTCATCGGCGCCGGCATGGGCGGTATGCAGGCGTTGAACTGGGTGAGCGCTTATCCGAAGCGCGCGTTCGCGTGCGTGACCGTGGCGGCGGCAGCGCGGCAATCGGCGACGAACATCGCCATCTCCGAGTTGGGCCGCCAAGCCGTGATGGCCGATCCGGATTGGCGCGGTGGCGGCTACACGGCGCACGGCGTGCGGCCGAGCAAGGGCCTCGCGGTGGCGCGGATGGCGGCGCAGGTCGCGAGCCTCTCTGAGCAAGGCGTGCGGTCGCGCATCGAAGACGCACGCCAACGTGAGCGCTTCAAGTTCGATGCCGACGTCGGCACGCACGGCGCGATTTTCGTCGAGCGCTTCGACGCCAACTCGTATCTCTATCTTTCCCGCGCCATGGACGGCTTCGACCTCGGCGCCGATTTCGGCGGCCGGTTGGCCAACGCGTTCCAGGGCGGCTCGACGCGGCACGCGGTATTCTCGTTCTCAAGCGATTGGCGCTTCCCTCCGGCGGATGGCCGCACTGTGGCGCGTGCGTTGATCGCGGCGGGCGCTGATACGTCGTTCGTCGAGATCGACAGCGAAAAGGGCCACGACGCCTATCTGCACGAAGAACCAGAGTTCGAGGCGACTCTAACCGGTTTTATCGATTCCGCCGCGTCGGCGCGCGGGCTTTCCTTGCAAGGCGGAGGCGCCTGA
- a CDS encoding lysophospholipid acyltransferase family protein encodes MILLRSIIFVIWFYGTMAFWGLLYMPAVLLGHDRFIWHSMRGWGKSTVWGLRWIVGAKIKFEGLEHVPKGPALIASKHQTTLDTVLPVLFVSEPVFVVKKELIKMPVFGFYMKRMIPVDRDAGATALKNMLRASRAAIAKGRQIVIYPEGTRQELNAPPDYKPGIVAMYRDLNLPVTPMALNTGLVWKPSGIIRRPGTVTIKFLPPIPPGLSREDFMRELENTIETESQALLPPDRRRSVAA; translated from the coding sequence ATGATCCTGCTGCGCTCGATTATTTTCGTCATTTGGTTCTATGGCACGATGGCCTTCTGGGGCCTGCTCTACATGCCCGCCGTGTTGCTCGGCCACGACCGCTTCATTTGGCATTCGATGCGGGGCTGGGGGAAGTCGACCGTTTGGGGGCTGCGTTGGATCGTTGGCGCGAAGATCAAGTTCGAAGGTCTAGAGCACGTCCCGAAAGGACCGGCGCTGATCGCGTCCAAACATCAAACCACGCTCGACACAGTGTTGCCGGTGCTGTTCGTTTCCGAGCCGGTGTTCGTTGTCAAAAAAGAACTGATCAAGATGCCGGTTTTCGGCTTCTACATGAAGCGCATGATCCCGGTTGATCGCGACGCAGGCGCAACGGCGCTGAAGAACATGCTGCGCGCGTCACGCGCCGCGATCGCGAAGGGACGCCAGATCGTCATCTATCCCGAAGGCACGCGCCAGGAATTGAACGCACCGCCGGATTACAAGCCAGGCATCGTCGCGATGTATCGCGATTTGAATCTGCCGGTGACGCCGATGGCGCTGAACACCGGCCTAGTGTGGAAACCGAGCGGCATCATTCGTCGGCCGGGAACCGTGACCATCAAATTCTTGCCGCCGATTCCGCCGGGGCTTTCGCGCGAAGATTTTATGCGGGAACTCGAAAACACGATTGAAACCGAAAGTCAGGCCTTGCTGCCGCCCGATCGGCGCCGCAGCGTGGCGGCATGA
- a CDS encoding methionine biosynthesis protein MetW gives MAAQLELVHAAPLDLDARPGRGDHDIIARMVDDGASVLDVGCGDGALMQTLTRQSKARVRGLERDKAKVRGCVVRGLSVVQGDAESDLAEFPSASFNYVVLSHSLLAMARPRDALRQAGRIGERVIVSVANAGFWRTRFKLATSGRVPPQRGAKWSDGDLYRSCSLRDFAELAREMRFGIETAVPLTQGRPGAPFAKTLWRANVFAEEAVFLLAP, from the coding sequence ATGGCCGCGCAGCTCGAACTGGTTCACGCCGCGCCACTCGATCTCGATGCGCGCCCGGGGCGTGGCGATCACGACATCATTGCGCGCATGGTCGATGACGGGGCGAGCGTCCTGGACGTTGGTTGTGGCGATGGCGCGCTGATGCAGACGCTGACGCGCCAAAGCAAAGCGCGCGTGCGCGGACTGGAGCGTGACAAGGCAAAAGTGCGCGGCTGCGTGGTGCGCGGGCTCTCCGTGGTTCAGGGCGATGCGGAATCGGACCTGGCCGAATTTCCCAGCGCGTCCTTCAACTACGTGGTGCTCTCGCACAGCCTGCTGGCAATGGCGCGGCCGCGCGACGCGTTGCGCCAAGCGGGCCGCATTGGCGAGCGCGTGATTGTCTCGGTCGCCAATGCCGGGTTCTGGCGCACGCGGTTCAAACTGGCGACGAGCGGACGCGTGCCGCCGCAACGTGGCGCGAAATGGTCCGACGGCGACTTGTACCGCAGCTGCAGCTTGCGCGACTTCGCGGAGCTGGCGCGAGAGATGCGCTTCGGCATCGAGACTGCGGTGCCGCTGACGCAAGGCCGCCCTGGCGCGCCGTTCGCCAAGACGCTGTGGCGCGCGAATGTCTTCGCTGAAGAGGCCGTGTTCTTGCTCGCGCCATGA
- a CDS encoding YdcF family protein, with product MRSIGLWAIVIAAIAFIVGFWNFANDVRQDVVEEPPPAEAIVALTGGSLERLSTGVRLLEQHKGQRLLISGVNRIVTDAELFEVLELDGELAECCVDLGRSADDTLGNAAETAAWAREHNYTRLILVTDDYHMPRSRAELTLAMPEVEIYPYPVQTRWTDPDLWRSDIGAASRIGAEYVKYLVIRGREALIGLGSNAEDGDTEPA from the coding sequence ATGCGCTCGATCGGCTTGTGGGCGATCGTGATCGCCGCGATCGCGTTCATCGTTGGCTTCTGGAATTTCGCGAACGACGTGCGCCAAGACGTGGTGGAAGAGCCGCCGCCGGCCGAGGCTATCGTCGCGCTGACCGGCGGCTCACTCGAGCGGCTCTCAACCGGCGTGCGTTTGCTGGAACAGCACAAGGGTCAGCGGCTGCTGATCTCCGGCGTCAACCGCATCGTCACCGACGCGGAATTGTTTGAAGTGCTGGAGTTGGATGGCGAACTCGCGGAATGCTGCGTCGATCTCGGTCGCAGCGCAGACGATACACTGGGCAACGCGGCCGAAACCGCGGCTTGGGCGCGCGAGCACAATTATACGCGGCTAATTCTCGTCACCGACGACTATCACATGCCGCGCTCGCGCGCGGAGCTGACGCTCGCGATGCCCGAAGTCGAGATCTATCCGTATCCGGTGCAAACGCGCTGGACGGATCCGGACCTCTGGCGCAGCGACATTGGCGCGGCGAGTCGGATTGGCGCGGAGTACGTCAAGTATCTCGTCATTCGCGGGCGCGAGGCTCTGATCGGCCTTGGCAGCAATGCAGAAGACGGCGATACCGAGCCCGCATGA
- a CDS encoding DUF2125 domain-containing protein produces the protein MKIRGLWLAVPWVLFILAALGWVFYWNYLAGESERRLQSWVTQQNASGGSAEIGRIVRHGFPVLMRLELQNVAYAPARGGWRAATQRADLNVDVLNPQHLILEAEAPIAISRSNGAVTNITADKLIASLRASRRALAVAGVEADNLVLDDPAQEGVLNATKLVINVRPDARAAGEYQLAFDAQALTLPRPVRSFEAFGQNVARLRAAIVIEDGAALLESSRNDPLGPWREAGGRLRFDALELNWGPLATTGTGEGGLDEQRRLNGRLVLPVERPAPVLNAIATGPNVDDDARQALQLLAAGYLVTGDDITLDIGANDGLLNIEGLPVRPLPPVY, from the coding sequence ATGAAGATACGCGGTCTTTGGCTCGCCGTTCCCTGGGTGCTGTTCATTCTCGCAGCGCTCGGATGGGTGTTTTACTGGAACTATCTCGCCGGCGAGAGCGAACGGCGCTTGCAAAGCTGGGTGACGCAACAAAACGCGTCCGGCGGATCGGCCGAGATCGGTCGCATCGTGCGCCACGGCTTTCCGGTGCTGATGCGTTTGGAGTTACAGAACGTCGCGTACGCCCCCGCGCGCGGAGGCTGGCGCGCCGCGACGCAGCGCGCTGACTTGAACGTCGATGTGCTGAACCCGCAGCACTTGATCCTTGAAGCGGAAGCGCCGATCGCGATTTCGCGCAGCAACGGCGCAGTCACCAACATCACCGCCGACAAACTGATAGCAAGCCTGCGTGCGTCGCGCCGCGCTCTCGCCGTGGCCGGCGTGGAAGCGGATAATCTGGTGCTGGATGATCCGGCGCAAGAAGGCGTGCTCAACGCCACAAAACTCGTCATCAATGTGCGCCCCGATGCGCGCGCGGCCGGCGAATACCAGCTCGCGTTCGACGCTCAGGCGCTGACCCTGCCGCGCCCGGTGCGCAGCTTCGAGGCGTTCGGTCAGAACGTCGCGCGCTTGCGCGCGGCGATCGTGATCGAGGATGGCGCGGCGCTGCTGGAGTCCTCGCGGAACGACCCACTCGGCCCGTGGCGTGAAGCGGGCGGACGCTTGCGCTTCGACGCGCTAGAACTGAACTGGGGACCGCTTGCGACGACCGGCACGGGCGAAGGCGGATTGGACGAACAGCGCCGCCTGAATGGCCGCCTAGTGCTTCCGGTCGAACGGCCAGCGCCTGTGCTGAACGCCATCGCCACCGGCCCGAACGTTGACGACGACGCGCGCCAAGCGCTGCAGTTGCTGGCCGCCGGCTATCTCGTGACAGGCGACGACATCACGCTCGATATCGGCGCCAACGACGGCTTGCTGAACATTGAAGGGCTGCCGGTGCGACCGCTGCCGCCGGTGTACTAG
- a CDS encoding prephenate/arogenate dehydrogenase family protein translates to MAMIYDRIAIIGIGLIGASIARAAREFGAANTIQLYDANPDVRARARELDLGEVIDDPEEAVAKAELVVLCVPVGAMAEAVTACKQGLKIGAIVTDVGSVKQAVVSALTELLPTYVYFVPGHPLAGTEHSGPDAGFASLFHNRWQILTPLPGDEREGYGAAVDQVEEFWRALGANVDRMDPERHDVVLAVVSHLPHLIAFNIVAMAEDLESVTESEVVKYSASGFRDFTRIAASDPTMWRDVFLNNREAVLEVLGRFSEDLAALQRAIRWGEGDTLYDLFDRARRMRREVIEAGQDTPAPNWGREN, encoded by the coding sequence ATGGCCATGATCTACGACCGTATCGCCATCATCGGCATTGGCTTGATCGGCGCGTCGATCGCGCGCGCGGCGCGTGAGTTCGGCGCGGCCAACACGATCCAGCTTTACGACGCGAACCCCGACGTGCGAGCGCGGGCGCGCGAACTGGACCTAGGCGAAGTGATTGATGATCCGGAAGAGGCCGTCGCGAAGGCTGAGCTTGTTGTGCTCTGCGTGCCGGTTGGCGCCATGGCTGAGGCCGTCACTGCGTGCAAACAAGGGCTGAAGATCGGCGCCATCGTCACCGACGTTGGTTCGGTGAAGCAGGCCGTGGTGAGCGCTCTCACAGAGCTGCTCCCAACCTACGTCTATTTTGTACCCGGCCATCCGCTCGCGGGCACCGAGCATTCCGGGCCGGACGCGGGTTTCGCCAGCCTGTTCCACAATCGCTGGCAGATACTCACGCCGTTGCCCGGCGACGAGCGCGAAGGGTATGGCGCGGCCGTTGACCAAGTCGAAGAGTTCTGGCGCGCACTCGGCGCCAATGTCGATCGTATGGACCCGGAACGGCACGACGTCGTGCTCGCCGTCGTCAGCCACCTGCCGCACTTGATCGCGTTTAACATCGTGGCGATGGCGGAGGATCTGGAGAGCGTCACCGAAAGCGAAGTGGTGAAATATTCCGCCTCCGGCTTTCGCGATTTCACCCGCATCGCAGCCTCCGACCCGACGATGTGGCGCGATGTATTTTTGAACAACCGCGAAGCCGTGCTCGAAGTGTTGGGCCGATTCTCGGAAGACTTGGCGGCGCTGCAGCGCGCCATCCGTTGGGGCGAAGGCGATACGCTCTACGATTTGTTCGACCGCGCCCGTCGCATGCGCCGCGAAGTCATCGAAGCGGGCCAAGACACGCCCGCTCCGAATTGGGGCCGCGAGAACTAG